One genomic window of Arachis stenosperma cultivar V10309 chromosome 10, arast.V10309.gnm1.PFL2, whole genome shotgun sequence includes the following:
- the LOC130955100 gene encoding glutathione S-transferase F9-like, protein MVVKVYGPAYASPKRVLVCLIEKQVEFETVDVDLFKGEHKEPEFLKLQPFGVLPVIQDGDYTLYESRAIIRYYAEKYRDQGTELLGKTIEERGLVEQWVEVEAYNFQPPIYKLVENILFAPILGVPSDAKAVQESDEKIAKVLDIYEERLSKTKYLAGDFFSLADLSHLAFGHYLVNQTGRGNLVRERKHVSAWWDDISNRPSWKKVLDQYKYPV, encoded by the exons ATGGTAGTAAAGGTGTATGGTCCAGCATATGCTTCCCCAAAACGGGTGTTAGTGTGTCTGATTGAGAAACAAGTTGAGTTTGAAACAGTGGATGTTGATCTTTTCAAGGGGGAACATAAGGAACCTGAGTTCCTCAAGTTGCAG CCTTTTGGAGTTCTTCCTGTTATTCAAGATGGTGATTATACTCTCTATG AATCTCGTGCAATAATCAGGTACTATGCCGAAAAGTACAGAGATCAAGGGACTGAATTGCTAGGAAAGACAATAGAAGAGAGGGGTCTAGTGGAACAATGGGTTGAAGTTGAAGCCTACAATTTCCAACCTCCAATCTACAAATTAGTGGAGAATATTCTATTTGCCCCAATTCTGGGTGTTCCCTCAGATGCAAAAGCGGTTCAAGAGAGCGACGAAAAGATTGCCAAGGTTCTTGACATATACGAGGAGAGGTTGTCGAAAACCAAGTACTTAGCCGGGGATTTCTTCAGCCTTGCGGATCTTAGCCATCTGGCGTTTGGTCATTATCTTGTGAACCAAACCGGGAGAGGGAATTTGGTTAGAGAAAGGAAGCATGTGAGTGCTTGGTGGGATGATATTAGCAACAGGCCCTCTTGGAAGAAGGTTCTTGATCAATACAAGTACCCTGTCTAA